One stretch of Dokdonia sp. Hel_I_53 DNA includes these proteins:
- the accD gene encoding acetyl-CoA carboxylase, carboxyltransferase subunit beta gives MAWFKRKEKGIHTPTEEKKDTPKGLWYKSPTGKIIDTEELEKNFYISPEDGYHVRIGSNEYFEILFDDNKFEELDPNLTSKDPLKFEDKKKYVDRLKDAQAKTGLKDAVRTAVGKSKGEDIVIACMDFRFIGGSMGSVVGEKIARAADHALKNKLPFMIISKSGGARMMEAALSLMQLAKTSAKLAQLADAGIPYISLCTDPTTGGTTASFAMLGDINISEPGALIGFAGPRVVRDTTGKELPDGFQTAEFVQEHGFLDFITPRQELKDKINLYLDLILNRPVRA, from the coding sequence ATGGCTTGGTTTAAACGTAAAGAAAAAGGAATACATACTCCTACAGAAGAGAAGAAGGATACACCCAAAGGGTTGTGGTATAAATCTCCTACAGGAAAAATTATTGATACAGAAGAGCTCGAAAAAAACTTTTATATAAGCCCTGAGGATGGATATCACGTTAGAATAGGATCTAATGAATATTTTGAAATACTCTTTGATGATAACAAATTTGAAGAACTAGATCCAAATCTTACTTCTAAAGATCCTCTTAAGTTTGAGGACAAAAAGAAATATGTAGATAGATTAAAGGATGCTCAGGCAAAGACCGGTTTAAAAGATGCTGTTAGAACTGCCGTAGGAAAATCTAAGGGAGAAGATATTGTGATAGCCTGTATGGACTTTAGATTTATAGGAGGTTCTATGGGTAGTGTTGTGGGAGAAAAAATTGCCCGTGCTGCAGATCATGCTCTAAAAAACAAACTTCCTTTTATGATTATCTCAAAATCTGGAGGTGCACGTATGATGGAAGCTGCTTTATCGCTTATGCAACTTGCAAAAACAAGTGCAAAGCTTGCCCAGCTTGCCGATGCTGGAATTCCATACATCTCACTTTGTACAGACCCTACCACTGGAGGAACTACAGCATCCTTTGCAATGCTAGGAGATATTAATATTTCTGAACCTGGAGCCTTGATAGGTTTTGCAGGGCCAAGAGTAGTACGCGACACAACTGGTAAGGAGTTACCTGATGGTTTTCAAACAGCAGAGTTTGTTCAAGAACATGGTTTCTTAGATTTTATCACTCCACGGCAAGAGCTCAAGGACAAAATTAATCTCTATCTAGATCTTATTTTAAACAGGCCTGTAAGAGCGTAA
- the fbaA gene encoding class II fructose-bisphosphate aldolase — protein MSHSIKPGVATGHEVQAIFNYAKEKGFALPAVNVVGSNSINTVLETAATLNAPVIIQFSNGGAQFNAGKGLNNDNQRAAVAGAVAGAKHVHELAKAYGATVILHTDHCAKKLLPWIDGLLEASEEYYKQYGHSLFSSHMIDLSEEPIEENIEICKTYLERMSKMDMTLEIELGITGGEEDGVDNTDVDDSKLYTQPEEVAYAYEELSKVSDQFTIAAAFGNVHGVYKPGNVKLTPKILKNSQTYISEKYGKEHNHIDFVFHGGSGSTLEEIREGISYGVIKMNIDTDLQYATAEGIRDYFNEHADYLKSQIGNPTGDDVPNKKYYDPRVWLRKAEITMGDRLKKAFEDLNNVDTL, from the coding sequence ATGTCACATTCCATAAAGCCAGGTGTTGCTACGGGACACGAAGTACAAGCAATTTTTAATTATGCAAAAGAAAAAGGTTTTGCACTTCCTGCTGTAAATGTTGTTGGATCTAATAGTATAAATACAGTCTTAGAAACAGCTGCGACCTTGAATGCCCCGGTAATTATCCAATTTTCTAATGGTGGTGCACAATTTAATGCTGGTAAAGGTTTAAATAACGATAATCAACGTGCAGCTGTAGCGGGAGCTGTTGCTGGAGCTAAACATGTACACGAACTAGCCAAAGCTTATGGAGCTACCGTGATATTACATACAGACCACTGTGCAAAAAAATTACTTCCTTGGATTGATGGATTATTAGAAGCGAGTGAGGAATATTATAAGCAGTATGGTCACTCCCTTTTCAGCTCTCATATGATTGACCTTAGTGAAGAGCCCATTGAAGAAAATATAGAAATTTGCAAAACATACCTAGAGCGTATGTCAAAAATGGACATGACGCTAGAAATTGAGCTAGGCATTACAGGCGGTGAGGAAGACGGCGTAGATAATACAGATGTAGATGATTCAAAGTTATACACACAGCCAGAGGAAGTAGCTTACGCATACGAAGAACTAAGCAAAGTAAGTGATCAATTTACAATAGCTGCAGCATTTGGGAATGTGCATGGTGTTTACAAACCTGGTAATGTAAAATTAACTCCAAAGATTCTAAAAAACTCACAGACATATATTTCAGAAAAGTACGGAAAAGAACATAATCATATTGATTTTGTCTTTCACGGAGGGAGTGGTTCTACTCTTGAAGAAATAAGAGAGGGTATAAGTTATGGGGTTATCAAGATGAATATTGATACAGATCTTCAATATGCCACTGCTGAGGGTATACGAGACTATTTCAACGAACATGCAGATTATTTAAAATCTCAAATTGGGAACCCAACAGGAGACGATGTACCAAATAAAAAATATTACGATCCTCGCGTATGGTTACGTAAGGCAGAGATCACTATGGGAGACCGTTTAAAAAAGGCTTTTGAAGATTTAAACAATGTAGATACGTTGTAA
- a CDS encoding outer membrane protein assembly factor, which yields MAVFLSACDATKRVPDDGYLLTENTIYENGEKVSDSRLYNFLYQKPNSRLPLLNIPLRLYIYNLARPNIDSILNQQRVASAGKVTFWEKLLSEKQVEASRKFKKNFNEAIKTTGEAPAIVTEEITQKSANRLTAYYVNNGYFNAAVDYKIVRDSNQRAVVNYLVEKNKPYLLDSLIPIIPSAVADSIYYVHKDKSLLRPGNRYTTATINAETERITSLFRNNGMYHFESNAISIIGDTVNTNNKANLDYIISNRKETISDSVYDRPYKVHKVSKVNIITDYNYSNRDQIFKDSLITDGYNLYAYDKIHYRPKALTDIIPLEPGSIYKDTDRVQTLSRLSLLGTFKYPSIQYNEDPQDSTRTDLVASIRLTPLEKYKLRADFDVSTSNIQDFGIAGFGSLLIRNIFRGAETLELSGRGSLGASDDASNPDDSFFNISEIGADARLTFPRIFFPINTKKIIPAEWQPNTRVNVGIGIQKNIGLDKQTVTGGLKYNWSPSWKRSFNVNLIDAQYVRNLNPNNYFNIYRNTYNDLNRFAINNQANVDPSFFTTTADGGLRLSIPNGAEAFINAVDNGATTGFTNTQVNDIQAIAERQERLTEDNLIVALSVSHTFDNRENIFDETFSRFRTKIEFAGNVLALAGNLTNNEDTGSTGRRIFGVTYSQYVKTELDYARHWDLGDNNIIAIRAFGGIAIPYGNSNSIPFIRSFFGGGSNDNRAWRPYDLGPGSSGSPNEFNEANMKLAFNAEYRFDLIGPLEGALFTDVGNIWNVFDNVEDEASRFTGLSSLEELAIGTGFGLRWDFDFFALRFDIGFKTYNPALDNGDKWFRDYNFSNAVYNVGINYPF from the coding sequence GTGGCAGTATTTCTATCTGCCTGTGATGCCACAAAGCGGGTACCTGATGATGGTTATTTACTTACCGAAAATACTATTTATGAAAATGGAGAAAAGGTAAGCGACTCTCGTCTTTATAATTTTTTATATCAAAAACCTAATTCGAGACTTCCCTTACTCAATATTCCTTTACGACTTTACATTTACAACCTAGCTCGACCTAATATTGACTCTATATTAAATCAACAGCGTGTTGCAAGCGCTGGAAAAGTTACTTTCTGGGAGAAACTTCTTTCTGAAAAACAAGTAGAAGCTTCAAGAAAATTTAAAAAAAATTTTAATGAGGCTATAAAAACAACTGGTGAAGCCCCAGCGATTGTCACAGAAGAAATAACTCAAAAAAGCGCTAATAGACTTACAGCTTATTATGTAAACAACGGGTATTTTAACGCTGCTGTAGATTACAAAATAGTTCGTGACAGCAATCAACGTGCTGTTGTAAATTATCTTGTTGAAAAAAACAAACCCTATCTTTTAGACTCTTTAATCCCCATTATACCTTCCGCAGTAGCAGATTCCATTTACTATGTACATAAGGATAAATCTTTATTAAGACCTGGTAATCGTTATACAACTGCAACTATTAATGCAGAAACAGAAAGAATTACAAGTTTGTTTCGAAATAACGGGATGTACCATTTTGAGTCTAATGCTATTAGCATCATAGGGGATACAGTTAATACAAACAATAAAGCAAACTTAGATTATATCATAAGCAACCGTAAAGAGACCATTAGTGATTCTGTATATGATCGCCCTTATAAAGTTCACAAAGTATCAAAAGTGAATATTATCACAGACTATAACTATAGCAATAGAGATCAAATATTTAAAGACTCTCTTATTACAGATGGGTACAACCTCTACGCTTACGATAAAATACACTATAGACCTAAAGCACTCACAGATATCATACCATTAGAACCTGGATCCATTTATAAAGATACAGACCGAGTTCAAACATTGAGCAGACTAAGTCTTTTAGGAACTTTCAAATACCCAAGTATTCAATATAACGAAGACCCTCAAGATAGCACTCGAACAGATCTAGTAGCGAGCATACGCCTTACACCATTAGAAAAATATAAGTTAAGAGCAGATTTTGATGTATCTACCTCAAATATTCAAGATTTTGGAATTGCTGGCTTTGGATCGCTTTTGATACGAAATATTTTTAGAGGAGCTGAAACCTTGGAGCTTTCAGGTCGTGGAAGCTTGGGTGCTTCTGATGATGCCTCAAACCCTGATGATAGTTTTTTTAATATTTCAGAAATAGGTGCAGACGCTAGACTCACCTTCCCTAGAATATTTTTTCCAATTAATACTAAAAAAATAATTCCTGCAGAGTGGCAACCCAATACCCGAGTGAATGTAGGTATTGGTATCCAAAAAAACATAGGTCTGGATAAGCAGACCGTAACTGGTGGTTTAAAATATAATTGGAGTCCATCTTGGAAAAGGTCATTTAACGTGAATCTCATAGATGCTCAATATGTAAGAAACCTCAACCCAAACAACTACTTTAACATCTACCGAAATACGTATAATGATCTCAATAGATTTGCTATAAATAACCAGGCAAATGTAGATCCTTCGTTTTTTACAACGACTGCAGATGGCGGTTTAAGGCTAAGTATACCTAATGGAGCAGAAGCGTTCATCAATGCAGTAGACAATGGAGCTACAACTGGTTTTACAAACACACAAGTTAACGACATACAAGCCATAGCAGAGCGACAAGAACGCTTAACGGAAGACAACTTAATAGTAGCCTTAAGTGTGAGTCATACCTTTGACAATAGAGAAAATATCTTTGACGAGACCTTTAGTCGTTTTAGAACAAAAATAGAATTTGCAGGAAATGTACTCGCACTAGCAGGGAATCTCACTAATAATGAAGATACTGGAAGTACTGGTAGAAGAATATTTGGAGTTACATATTCCCAATACGTAAAGACAGAGCTAGATTATGCCCGCCACTGGGATTTGGGAGATAATAATATTATAGCAATAAGAGCCTTTGGAGGGATTGCAATTCCTTACGGAAATTCTAATAGTATTCCTTTCATAAGAAGTTTCTTTGGAGGAGGATCCAATGATAACAGGGCTTGGAGGCCCTACGACTTAGGTCCAGGAAGTAGTGGCAGTCCCAACGAATTTAATGAAGCAAATATGAAGCTTGCTTTTAATGCGGAGTATCGCTTTGATCTTATTGGACCCTTAGAAGGAGCACTTTTTACTGATGTAGGAAACATCTGGAATGTATTTGATAATGTAGAAGACGAAGCGTCGCGATTTACTGGGTTATCAAGTCTTGAAGAGCTTGCAATAGGTACAGGATTTGGGTTGCGCTGGGATTTTGATTTTTTTGCCCTTCGTTTTGACATAGGCTTCAAAACATATAATCCAGCTCTTGACAATGGTGACAAATGGTTCAGAGATTATAACTTCTCTAATGCCGTATATAACGTAGGAATTAACTACCCTTTTTAA
- a CDS encoding TrmH family RNA methyltransferase, which yields MVSKNTIKRITSLGQKKYRNREGIFVAEGIKVITELLQSTFLLKELYVEDENAFAKAITKKEASKIFKATHTELKKLSFLKTPQKAVAVFNIPKESIIDRGGITVVIDDVRDPGNLGTIIRLCDWFGIKQLICSPQTVDCFNPKVVQATMGSLTRVHIIYTNLEEYLKEEHRTIYGTFMDGTNIYQCTLEKEGVLIMGNEANGISSTIEHYINSRIAIPRFGVQQATESLNVATAAAISLSEFKR from the coding sequence GTGGTAAGCAAAAATACAATCAAACGAATAACGAGTTTAGGTCAAAAAAAGTACCGTAATCGAGAAGGTATCTTTGTTGCCGAAGGTATTAAAGTCATTACAGAGCTACTTCAATCTACTTTCTTGCTTAAAGAGTTGTATGTGGAAGATGAAAACGCTTTCGCGAAAGCGATCACAAAAAAAGAAGCGTCCAAAATTTTTAAAGCAACTCATACAGAATTAAAGAAACTAAGCTTTTTAAAGACCCCACAAAAAGCAGTTGCAGTTTTTAATATTCCCAAAGAAAGTATAATTGACAGAGGAGGTATTACGGTGGTAATTGACGATGTACGAGATCCAGGTAATTTAGGTACTATAATAAGACTCTGTGATTGGTTTGGTATTAAACAATTGATCTGTTCACCACAAACGGTAGATTGCTTTAATCCCAAGGTGGTGCAAGCAACTATGGGGTCGCTTACTAGAGTTCATATTATTTATACTAATTTAGAGGAGTATCTAAAAGAAGAGCATAGAACTATTTATGGAACTTTTATGGATGGAACAAACATCTATCAATGCACTCTTGAAAAAGAAGGAGTGCTTATTATGGGTAATGAAGCAAATGGAATTTCTTCAACAATAGAACACTATATCAATAGTAGAATAGCCATTCCAAGGTTTGGTGTTCAACAAGCGACAGAAAGTTTGAACGTAGCCACTGCAGCAGCCATTAGTTTAAGTGAATTTAAACGATAG
- a CDS encoding porin family protein translates to MRTTIVVLLLLFSFSTVHGQWLTKPRVQNNQNFDKKPLSWGYYFGINSLDYNFDYQEQQEDIQVERTIGFNVGLIGNLRLSDYFDLRTEPGLVYTQRNLMYAPDPRFEKESDLFREVPSTYIYAPLLLRINTKRLNNIKPFVSLGVATAINLSSNEDNPDDNFAGKFRTTSKPFFYELGIGMDFFLYYFKFTPSIKGVFATGDELVRDNRPNSPWTGNINRMQSRGVFLNFTFQ, encoded by the coding sequence ATGCGCACCACTATTGTTGTACTTCTTTTATTATTCTCTTTTAGTACTGTACATGGCCAGTGGCTTACAAAGCCTCGGGTTCAAAACAACCAAAATTTTGATAAAAAACCTCTGTCATGGGGCTATTACTTTGGCATAAATTCTCTTGATTATAATTTTGATTATCAAGAGCAACAGGAAGATATTCAGGTAGAACGCACTATAGGGTTTAATGTAGGTCTTATAGGTAATTTAAGATTATCTGATTATTTTGACTTAAGAACAGAACCTGGTCTTGTATACACTCAACGCAATTTAATGTACGCACCTGATCCACGTTTTGAGAAAGAGTCTGATCTCTTTAGAGAAGTTCCATCTACGTACATTTATGCCCCTTTACTTTTGAGAATTAACACTAAACGACTTAACAACATTAAGCCTTTTGTATCACTGGGCGTGGCGACAGCAATTAATCTTTCTAGTAATGAGGACAATCCAGATGACAATTTTGCTGGAAAATTTAGAACTACATCTAAACCTTTTTTTTATGAGTTAGGTATAGGGATGGACTTTTTCCTTTATTACTTCAAATTTACTCCTAGTATTAAAGGTGTTTTTGCCACTGGCGACGAACTTGTAAGAGATAATAGACCTAACAGCCCGTGGACTGGAAATATAAATAGAATGCAATCTCGTGGGGTGTTCTTAAACTTTACTTTCCAATAG
- the ubiE gene encoding bifunctional demethylmenaquinone methyltransferase/2-methoxy-6-polyprenyl-1,4-benzoquinol methylase UbiE: MTKKVTPYKSSDKSKKQQVEKMFDTISGEYDGLNRVISFGIDVKWRNKVVQLVADTDPESILDIATGTGDLIINMASTDATKLVGLDISEGMLSVGRKKIKAKNLDSRIEMIQADSEEMPFDDNSFDAVTVAFGVRNFENLEKGLSEILRVLKPGGVFIILETSVPTRTPFKQGYNFHSKVILPAVGKLFSKDKKAYGYLSESAIAFPFGEALNNILRKIGFKDVQDKPQTFGVATIYTATK, translated from the coding sequence ATGACTAAAAAGGTAACCCCTTATAAATCTTCTGACAAGTCAAAAAAGCAACAGGTCGAGAAAATGTTTGATACGATTTCTGGTGAATACGATGGTTTAAATAGAGTCATCTCTTTTGGGATAGATGTAAAGTGGCGAAATAAAGTAGTACAGCTGGTTGCAGATACAGATCCTGAATCTATTTTAGATATTGCTACGGGAACAGGAGATCTCATCATAAATATGGCAAGCACAGACGCAACAAAACTGGTGGGTCTTGACATATCTGAAGGGATGCTTTCCGTAGGTAGAAAAAAAATAAAAGCGAAAAATCTTGACAGTCGTATCGAAATGATACAAGCAGATAGTGAAGAGATGCCATTTGATGATAATAGTTTTGACGCGGTCACGGTCGCCTTTGGAGTTCGAAATTTTGAGAATTTAGAAAAAGGCCTTTCTGAAATTTTGAGAGTCCTTAAACCAGGAGGTGTTTTTATAATTTTAGAAACTTCTGTACCTACTAGAACGCCTTTTAAGCAAGGCTATAACTTTCATTCTAAAGTCATTTTACCCGCAGTTGGAAAACTGTTTTCTAAAGACAAAAAAGCTTATGGTTACCTAAGTGAAAGTGCCATTGCATTTCCTTTTGGTGAGGCACTCAACAATATTTTGCGTAAAATTGGGTTTAAAGACGTGCAAGACAAACCACAAACCTTTGGCGTAGCAACTATTTATACAGCCACAAAATAA
- the trkA gene encoding Trk system potassium transporter TrkA yields MKIIIAGAGEVGFHLAKLLSYESQDITLIDIDRENLAYADTHLDIRTIKGDATSISILQDSRVNGVDLLIAVTASETTNITVCVLAKQLGAQRTIARISNTEFIEHKELAGFKKFGIDELISPESLAAGEIELLLNQSGFTDSFEFENGALTMVGTTLSRTASFVGKSVKEAAKIFPELHFMPIAIQREGTQYTLIPRGDTVFKEGDHIYFVTVAGGVEEIYKLTGKVRQKIKNVMILGGSNIGSKTAKDLCGNKFNVKLVEKNRDKAIDLADMLPRALVINGDGRNVELLDEENIHDMDAFISVTGDSETNIMSCLVAKSKGVQKTIALVENMDYFQLSQSIGIDTLINKKLLAANNIFRYIRKGEVVAMTKLNNMNAELLEFIVKKNSEVEGKLIRDIDFPRSATIAGVVRNEEGLIALGDFKIVAGDRVVVCCLPRSIKKVEEMFI; encoded by the coding sequence ATGAAAATAATCATTGCAGGAGCAGGGGAGGTAGGTTTTCACCTAGCGAAACTACTCTCATACGAGTCACAAGACATAACCCTCATTGATATAGATCGAGAGAATCTAGCCTATGCAGATACGCATCTAGATATCAGAACTATTAAAGGGGATGCTACTTCTATTTCGATTCTCCAAGACTCACGTGTAAACGGTGTTGATCTTCTTATAGCTGTGACAGCAAGTGAGACTACTAATATCACGGTGTGTGTGCTTGCAAAGCAATTAGGTGCGCAGCGTACGATTGCTCGAATCTCAAATACTGAGTTTATAGAACATAAAGAATTAGCAGGTTTTAAAAAGTTTGGTATAGATGAGCTCATTTCTCCAGAGAGTTTAGCAGCTGGTGAAATTGAGTTACTTCTTAATCAAAGCGGATTTACAGATAGTTTTGAGTTTGAGAATGGTGCTTTGACTATGGTTGGGACTACTTTATCGAGAACTGCCTCATTTGTAGGTAAAAGTGTAAAAGAGGCTGCAAAGATTTTTCCAGAACTACATTTTATGCCTATCGCAATACAGCGCGAGGGCACGCAATATACACTTATCCCACGAGGAGACACTGTATTTAAAGAGGGAGATCATATCTACTTTGTAACTGTTGCGGGTGGTGTGGAAGAAATATATAAGCTTACAGGGAAAGTACGTCAGAAAATCAAAAACGTAATGATCCTAGGCGGTAGTAATATTGGTTCAAAAACTGCAAAAGACCTTTGCGGTAATAAATTTAACGTGAAGCTTGTAGAGAAAAATAGAGATAAAGCAATTGATCTTGCAGATATGCTACCAAGAGCGTTAGTTATTAATGGTGATGGACGTAACGTTGAGCTGCTCGATGAAGAAAATATACACGATATGGACGCTTTTATCTCTGTAACGGGAGATAGTGAAACAAATATTATGTCTTGCTTAGTAGCTAAGTCAAAAGGAGTGCAAAAAACCATTGCTCTTGTAGAGAATATGGATTACTTCCAGCTTTCACAAAGTATAGGTATAGATACACTAATTAATAAAAAGCTACTTGCGGCAAATAATATATTTAGATATATACGCAAGGGAGAGGTTGTTGCGATGACAAAGCTCAACAATATGAATGCAGAGTTGCTAGAGTTTATTGTAAAAAAGAACTCTGAAGTAGAAGGTAAACTTATAAGAGATATAGACTTCCCCAGATCTGCAACTATCGCTGGTGTTGTACGTAATGAAGAGGGGCTTATAGCGCTTGGAGATTTTAAAATTGTGGCTGGAGATCGAGTGGTTGTTTGTTGCTTACCTAGATCTATTAAAAAGGTAGAAGAAATGTTTATCTAA